In Daucus carota subsp. sativus chromosome 4, DH1 v3.0, whole genome shotgun sequence, one DNA window encodes the following:
- the LOC108217248 gene encoding uncharacterized protein LOC108217248, with translation MTTVDDIEMQMADIDIENEENEELIFEEGVEEDTNRFDLCLVGRFLTEKGINTRIMKTKLADIWRPAMGITIKDIKPGLFLFQFYHQDDFDWVRNGGPWSFDNALLVLNVIKTGEDPTKVALVELDFWIQIYDLPVGYMSEAVGKQLGNFFGTFLEYDAKNNASIWREFMRLKIRLDVRKPLKRKKKICKRDKTEVVVQCKYERLGDFCFICGLLSHSERFCQKKFEGESPMIREWGSWLRAPPRRNAGGNRSKWLREDGGGGDWSAKSGGANLARQDKGGLIPKFMQVGKDKEKVVNMTDFPGGKEGVISNSNAEEGNTRQSLDKSGNGPTEEEELNGLVFEERKRQRSEKIGPVGKSITTDQTTNLDTGFSGMDYSESSPHFLATLAKQASQSK, from the coding sequence ATGACAACCGTAGATGATATTGAGATGCAAATGGCGGATATTGATATTGAGAACGAAGAGAACGAGGAACTAATCTTTGAGGAGGGTGTGGAGGAAGACACCAATAGATTTGATCTCTGTTTGGTGGGCCGTTTTTTAACTGAGAAAGGAATCAACACCAGAATTATGAAAACGAAGCTAGCAGACATCTGGCGACCGGCAATGGGGATAACAATTAAGGATATAAAGCCTGGCCTATTCCTTTTTCAATTTTACCATCAAGATGATTTTGACTGGGTTAGAAATGGGGGTCCATGGTCGTTTGACAATGCTCTTCTGGTGCTTAATGTAATTAAGACTGGCGAAGATCCGACGAAGGTGGCACTAGTAGAATTGGATTTCTGGATTCAAATATATGATCTCCCGGTAGGTTACATGTCAGAGGCTGTAGGCAAACAACTTGGAAACTTCTTTGGTACTTTTCTTGAGTATGATGCTAAGAATAATGCCAGCATCTGGAGAGAGTTTATGCGATTAAAGATTAGACTTGACGTCAGGAAACCTCTAAAACGCAAGAAAAAGATATGTAAACGGGATAAAACAGAGGTGGTAGTGCAATGTAAGTATGAGAGGCTTGGGGATTTCTGTTTCATTTGTGGACTACTGTCTCATTCGGAACGTTTCTGTCAAAAGAAATTTGAGGGTGAAAGTCCAATGATCAGAGAATGGGGATCGTGGCTTCGTGCTCCTCCACGGAGGAACGCCGGCGGGAATAGAAGCAAGTGGTTGCGTGAAGATGGTGGCGGTGGTGACTGGAGCGCCAAATCAGGGGGCGCAAATCTCGCTAGGCAGGATAAGGGGGGATTAATTCCGAAATTTATGCAAGTTGGCAAAGATAAGGAGAAAGTTGTTAATATGACTGATTTTCCGGGAGGAAAAGAGGGagttatttcaaattcaaatgctGAGGAGGGAAATACACGTCAAAGTCTGGATAAGTCGGGTAATGGGCCGACTGAAGAGGAGGAACTTAATGGGCTAGTCTTTGAGGAAAGGAAGAGGCAGAGGAGTGAAAAGATTGGGCCGGTCGGTAAAAGTATTACTACAGATCAAACAACAAACTTGGATACTGGGTTTTCTGGAATGGATTACTCAGAATCTTCACCACATTTTTTGGCTACGCTTGCTAAGCAAGCTAGCCAGTCCAAATGA